A single region of the Sulfurospirillum arsenophilum NBRC 109478 genome encodes:
- a CDS encoding FecCD family ABC transporter permease, whose product MKNSLLFGLIITILVASSLISLALGRYEINPNTLMQLLLWKALNIGTAPHDVMLLSNIIFDIRLPRILAVVLVGAALSVSGGAFQAMFVNPLVSPGILGVLAGASFGAALGIMISKNWLGVQLFAFLFGFVAVLVALGVAKIYGRNGSQTILLVLGGVISSSLFSALLSVVKFVADPYNKLPTIVYWLMGSFSSVDMKMVASVALPLLVSTVVLSPSWANTSMS is encoded by the coding sequence ATGAAAAATTCGTTACTCTTTGGGCTCATTATCACCATTCTTGTGGCAAGTTCGCTGATCTCTTTGGCATTAGGTCGCTATGAGATCAACCCTAATACGCTTATGCAGTTACTTTTATGGAAAGCCCTAAACATCGGCACTGCACCACACGATGTAATGCTTCTTTCAAACATTATTTTTGACATTCGCTTGCCACGGATTTTAGCCGTTGTACTTGTGGGCGCGGCACTTTCTGTTTCAGGAGGAGCATTTCAAGCAATGTTTGTGAACCCTTTGGTTTCCCCAGGAATTTTGGGTGTGCTTGCAGGGGCTTCTTTTGGAGCAGCCCTTGGCATAATGATTTCTAAAAATTGGTTAGGCGTACAACTTTTTGCTTTTTTGTTTGGCTTTGTCGCAGTCTTGGTTGCTCTTGGTGTTGCCAAAATTTACGGACGAAATGGTTCTCAAACGATTCTTTTGGTTTTAGGTGGGGTCATCTCTAGCTCGCTTTTTTCGGCATTGCTCTCCGTTGTCAAATTTGTCGCCGATCCGTACAATAAACTTCCAACCATTGTCTATTGGCTTATGGGCTCTTTTAGTTCGGTTGATATGAAGATGGTCGCCAGTGTCGCATTGCCTCTGCTTGTAAGCACGGTAGTGTTGTCCCCCTCATGGGCAAATACCTCAATGTCTTAA
- a CDS encoding FecCD family ABC transporter permease, which produces MGKYLNVLSLGDEDAKALGVRVTWVRNSAILLATLLSTLTVVVAGMIGWVGLIIPHIARFLVGADNRVLLPMCALLGATFLVIVDTLCRTSMSIEIPIGIATSLIGIPIFVFALRNAKKGFA; this is translated from the coding sequence ATGGGCAAATACCTCAATGTCTTAAGTCTGGGCGATGAGGATGCCAAAGCGTTGGGTGTGCGGGTAACATGGGTGCGTAACAGTGCTATTTTACTGGCAACCTTGCTCAGTACGCTCACCGTGGTGGTTGCGGGGATGATCGGTTGGGTTGGGCTTATCATACCGCATATTGCGCGCTTTTTAGTAGGAGCCGATAACCGTGTTCTACTTCCCATGTGTGCTCTTTTGGGTGCCACGTTTTTAGTCATCGTCGATACCCTATGCCGTACGTCCATGAGCATTGAAATTCCTATTGGTATTGCGACATCGCTCATTGGTATTCCCATCTTTGTGTTTGCCCTTCGCAACGCGAAAAAAGGGTTTGCATGA
- a CDS encoding ABC transporter substrate-binding protein, whose translation MRILRVIGSVLLLLSSAYTREIIDMSGKKVEIPETITKVFGTSPPSTYMLYTIDSSLIVGLNFNHARGNNESTNMLDSRFMALPVVGGLQGGGNNMNRETLLSLHPDVVFLWNNDASSQLAQYLFESSKIPSISVDLESVESLPKAYLFFGDILGKQERAGILSAYATAALEKTQAIVKTFASKRAVVYYAEGADGLATECDQSFHYEAIKFAGGINPHLCATKSGLGLEKVSLEQVILYNPDVIIAQEREFFEKVKSDSRWSSIKAVRERKIFLVPKVPFNWIDRPPSFMRLLGLRWLTHVLYNTPDVNQFTQEMKVFYKLFLNIDLSEQQINQILGHV comes from the coding sequence ATGCGAATTTTAAGAGTTATTGGAAGTGTATTACTTCTGTTAAGCAGTGCATACACTAGAGAAATTATTGATATGAGTGGCAAAAAAGTTGAAATTCCCGAGACTATCACCAAAGTGTTTGGCACGTCACCACCATCAACGTATATGCTTTATACGATTGATTCGTCCTTAATTGTAGGGCTTAATTTTAACCATGCCCGTGGCAATAATGAATCTACCAATATGCTCGATTCTCGCTTTATGGCGCTTCCTGTAGTAGGTGGTCTTCAAGGGGGAGGCAATAATATGAACCGTGAGACCTTGCTCTCTTTGCATCCTGATGTCGTTTTTTTGTGGAACAACGATGCTTCCAGCCAGCTTGCGCAGTATCTGTTTGAGAGTAGTAAAATTCCTAGCATCAGCGTCGATCTTGAGAGTGTCGAGAGCTTACCCAAAGCGTATCTCTTTTTTGGTGATATTTTAGGAAAACAGGAACGCGCTGGGATTCTCTCAGCCTATGCAACCGCTGCGCTTGAAAAGACCCAAGCGATTGTCAAAACATTTGCAAGCAAACGCGCCGTTGTTTATTACGCAGAAGGGGCAGATGGGCTAGCTACCGAGTGTGATCAGTCATTTCACTACGAAGCGATTAAATTTGCAGGTGGCATCAACCCCCATTTATGTGCGACAAAAAGCGGTCTTGGGCTTGAAAAAGTCTCTTTGGAGCAGGTGATTTTGTACAACCCTGATGTCATCATCGCGCAAGAGCGGGAATTTTTTGAAAAAGTAAAGAGTGATTCTAGGTGGAGCTCTATCAAGGCGGTTCGTGAGAGAAAGATTTTTTTAGTGCCCAAAGTGCCATTTAACTGGATCGACAGACCCCCTTCGTTTATGAGACTCTTAGGTCTGCGTTGGCTGACCCATGTGCTTTACAATACGCCAGATGTAAATCAGTTTACCCAAGAGATGAAAGTGTTTTATAAACTCTTTTTAAATATTGATCTTTCTGAGCAACAGATTAACCAAATTTTAGGTCATGTATGA